Genomic DNA from Candidatus Neptunochlamydia vexilliferae:
AGCCCCCATCGTGATGTTGATGACGATGAAACGACTATGGTCGACGGCAAGCGATAGCCCCAAAATCACCGCAAGGAAGCAGGTGGAAAAAAGAGCCACTTCACCACTTAAAAGGACACAGATAAGGATCGCTGCAAAGGGAAGAAATAAAGGATAGCGGACCACCTCAAGAAGGCCTCCGGTACTTTGAAGGAGGAAAAACTCGGTCACCTTAGCAGCGATCAATGTTAGGATAATAATCGTTGCATACAGGGAGAGCTTATAAATATTCCGGATAATCTCTTGGTGTTTGTAGTGGAAGTAAAAGCCCCCGATTAAAACGATGAGCGTCGCAAAAATCAAACTACTTAAAAGGGGAAGGGGCTCCCAAATTTTTTGATCTTCGGTCATCGCCTTTTTCATCGCTTGGACCATAGAGATATGGCGCTGTGTCACCTTTTCCCCTTGGTCAACAATCCGACTTCCCGCCCGGATTTGACTAAACCTTTGGGGAACGGTCGTCTCGACCTGCCTGCGCAGGGCCCGCTGCGCCGAGGTATCTTGATCCATCGGCCAGTCGATTCCCTGAAAATAATTTAAGATGTAGGCCACATCGGGTCCCCGCCGCTTCTTCTTGATCAACTCTTGTTGAATCTGTTGCCAAAAGCTATCGGAAAGAGGGGCACTCTCCCCATCAAAAGAAGAGGGAAGAAGAAAATATTCTGGAGGGAGGAGATCTAAAGAGCGGAGACGGTTGAGGGTGCGCTCCTTAGCGAAGCGGGATTCCAAGAGAACCGCTTTCACATCGTCCGCTGTCTGGTAGAGCTCTTCATAAGTGGTCTTTGTTAAAAAATTCCGCCAGCGCGGGTCATCGATCAAAAACTTCTCTACCTGAAACCGTTTCTGATCGACAAACTGAGGGTCGAGTCGGTAGATCACCCCAATATCGCGGGCCGACTCTTGCCTTAAGATCACCGTCCCCTCTTCATCGGGAAACTCAAAATCGACCTGGGCCACGACATAATTTTTTGCGTGGCTATCTAGCTCAAGCATGTCGACACGCACTTCACGAAAGTGAATGAATGCTGCCAAGGAAAAAAGGATCAAAAGGCCCACGAGCAAACGTTTGCCTAAATTTTCCTTCCTCAAGTAGCGCTGCCACTTGGGGGTCTCTTTCGACTCTCCACTCATTATTTTAGCTTACCACAACTTGCATTTTAACAACTACCATAGCAGAATCATGTTAAAAGGATACACCATGTCGACATATCAAGTCATTGCAAAAAAGTTTCGTCCCAAAAAATTTTCTGAGGTCTTTGCTCAAGAAGCGATTGTCCAAACCCTAAAAAATGCGATCCGGATGGGAAGAACAGGGCATGCCTATCTCTTTTGCGGGACGCGAGGAACGGGAAAAACGACCCTTGCCCGCCTCTTTGCCAAAGCGATCAACTGTAAAAACTTAGGCCCCGACCAAGAACCTTGCAACACCTGCCCCTCCTGTACCGAGATCACCTCGGGTCATTCCCTCGATGTGATCGAGATCGATGGCGCCTCTAACCGGGGGATTGACGACATCCGGAGCCTCAATGAAACGGTTAGCTATGCGGCCTCTAGCGGCAAATATAAAATCTACATCATCGACGAAGTCCACATGCTCACCAAAGAAGCGTTTAACGCCCTTCTTAAAACGCTCGAAGAGCCTCCCGCCCATGTGATCTTCTTTTTTGCCACCACCGAGCCCCATAAAGTCCTTCCCACCATCCTCAGCCGGTGCCAAAGGTTTGATCTTCGCCGGATCACCCCTGAAAAAATCGCACAAAAGCTGACCACCATCACTCAGAACCTCAATATTACCGTCGAGCCAGGCGCCCTCCAGCTCATTGCCCGCCACGCCGAAGGGTCGCTCCGCGATGCCGAGTCACTCCTCGACCAACTCCTCTGCTACGAAGAGCCCCCCATCACCCGAGACCATGCCACCAAAGCCCTTGGCCTTGTCCAAAACGATCTCTTCTTTGCCCTTGACCACGCCGTGAGCAAATATGACCTTGCCGCCCCCTTCTCCCTCACCAATACCCTCTTCGAAGCAGGGTGCAACCTCGAATACTTTCTCGAAAGCCTCGCGAGCCACTACCGGACCATCGCCACCATCCAAATGGGAGAACGGCCCCCCTTCCCCGAATATGCCACCTCCGCCAAACTCTATTCCAAACACCACGTGCTTGAAACCCTCGACTACCTCATCAACACCCTCGAAAAGGGAAAGCAAACCCCCTTTAAAAAGATCCACATCGAAGTGGCCTTCCTTCATATCATCCGCACCTCCAAACGGATCCCCCTCGAGTCCCTTGTCGAACGACTCGAAAAACTCCAAAAAGGGCCCGCGCCCGAGCCTACTACTCCTCCACCCCAAGACGTAACACCGCCAGAACCCGAGCCCGTCGCAAAGGCGCCTGAGCCAACACCCGAAGTGGTAAAAGCTCCTGAACCCGAACCCGAGCCGGTCGCAAAGGTGTCTGAACCCGCAGCCCCTGTCGAAGAGGTCCCTTTCTTTCCAGAAACCCCACCTCCACCTCAAAACACCCCTCCGCCTCCAGCGGCCAAGCCAGCAGCCCCTCCTGCCACTATTCAAGAAAAGATTAAGCAAGAGCAGGTCATGCGCTTTACCTCGGTGGCGCTTAATGGCTCCCTAAAGAAATAATTAAAATTATTTTTATTATTCCCGCAAAATAGAAGCTTGTTATACAATATTAGAGGGTGTCGTCAAGAGATGCTCAATATAGAAGCTCTTGCTATGAGGAAAGTTCAAGGCGTCCGATGCAGGAAGCCCAAATCGGGCTTTCGAAGGAGGACAACGATGAAATTTCCCATAGGAAGGGCTTAAGGATTGATCAGCTCTTGACGATACCCTCTAGTTACTACCCCTTTTAACCTATTCTTTGAAGGCCCCTTTCTGGGGCCTTCCCCTTTTTTCCCCCCTTTGCTATAATGACACCCATAAACAACATTTGAGGTTCCCCATGGGTAGCGGTTATTCCAAAATGAAGAAGCAAGCCAAGCTTTTCCAAGAGCAAATGGCTAAAATGCAAGAAGATATGCAAAAACTAGAGGTCACCGGCTCTGCAGGGAATGGCCTTGTTGAAATCACCCTCACCGGGGAAAAAGAGATCAAAAAACTCAACATTAAACCTGAATGCGTTGATCATGAGGATGTTGAGGGTCTCCAAGACCTCATTATTGTCGCTTTTAATGATGCTGCCAAGAAGATCGAGGACAATTCTCCTCAGAATGGCCTTTCTATGAGCGGCCTTCCTTTTGGACTCTAATTCTTTAATAATTAACACATTAACAGTTAATTATACTAATTACACTTTCAATTAAACGTAATTTATGTTATAATAGTAACGGTGCGAATAAAAAAGGCATGGTATTATTATGATAGTAAATTACGTTTCAATAAATTATTTTACAGAAGAGTTCTTTTCCAAAGCTATTGATGGACTTTATGCTCTAATCGCTAAAGTCAGCGAATATGCTTCGTCGCTTATAGAGCGTCTTAGATCCTCTATGACTCCAAGTTCTAAACACTTTATTAAAAACGAAGTAGAATTAAAATTAGAAATAACCAATTTTGCTTTAAACGAGCTTAAAGATCAAAATATTACACTTACTAGCCCGTCAGACAAATCAAATGAGATCTTCCAATCTCAGGGAGACGGACAACTCTTTGGTTATTCGGAAGAAACAAACCCAAAAATCTTTGACCAACCGGTCTCCTCGTTTATAGAACGGGGTGAGTTTGAAGAAATAGAATTATAAAAAATTAGTTAAAAACAAAATAATAAAAAGGTAATAATTATGATTATCGTATACCCAAATTTAGATGAATCCAGGCCCCAGACTACTGAGGATGGAGTCGTTGAAGAGGCTAGAAACCAAGAGTTTCAAGAGGTTCGTAGTGGAGTTTTTCGCCGAACAACTTCCATTTCAAATGAGCTTAACTTTAGTTTAAGTAACTTAGTTGCGCGAATCATGGAGTTTATCTCCAATGTTGTTAAAGCAATCGGCAACCTGATCTTTTCGAACAGTCATGCAAGCAGTAGTAATTATTCGAAAGAACCTATTCAAATTTGCTTCACTGATTAAACAGATTCATCAAAGGTAAGATCAACATACGCTTTGCTTAAGAGCGCCTCGACTTTTTCGGCGGTGCTCAAGGAAGGGGCCTCTTCAGCAAGGCTTCTCAGCTCATTCGTAGAGAGCTGAGCGATCACCTGCTCGACTTGGAGAAATGGGGATTTTTATTCCTCTTCTCATGGAAAGAGCTCTCGAATCTTCTCCCCGGACTCAGATAGAAGCTCTCCTTTCCACTCAGATACATTGCGCGCTTCTGAAGAAAAATTAGCTCCTATGATCACTATGTGCTTGCCTTTATGGATATAGGGCTTGAAGTATTGCTTTTCATGGATTTGCTTTAGAGCTTTATCAGCAGAGCTGTTGAGCTTGAGCTCAAGGATATACGTTGTTTTAGGAACTTCTAATATCACATCAATACGCCCTGTATTTGTCGACCTTTCTGATAAAGGGGTAAAACCCATCCCATATAGCATTGACAGGAGCATTGCTTGATATGTTCGCTCTTTTGCATCAACAAAGACTTGATACGCAAAGCTAGAAAGGCCCATTTCTATCTGATTAAAGAGAAGGCTGGGCTGATGCTTTTCTAGCGCTTCTACGCACTCCCTAGAGGATCTTAGTTTAGTGATTGGGGCAAAATTTTTGACGAGAGAGTTGATAAATGCGGATCTCACCTCTTCATTGGGAAGACCTAAAAGATAGCGGTTCGAGATCGAATTATAGCCTTTGATCGTGAAGTAGCCTGTTTGGTACATCAAGGCTTCTAAGTTTATTTGCTCTAAAGAGCTAATGTCCATTAGCTCGTCTTCTGTAGCTGTTGTTCCATCTAGTGAAACCATCGACTCTAGATGGTTTTTGAGTTGA
This window encodes:
- a CDS encoding HD family phosphohydrolase; its protein translation is MSGESKETPKWQRYLRKENLGKRLLVGLLILFSLAAFIHFREVRVDMLELDSHAKNYVVAQVDFEFPDEEGTVILRQESARDIGVIYRLDPQFVDQKRFQVEKFLIDDPRWRNFLTKTTYEELYQTADDVKAVLLESRFAKERTLNRLRSLDLLPPEYFLLPSSFDGESAPLSDSFWQQIQQELIKKKRRGPDVAYILNYFQGIDWPMDQDTSAQRALRRQVETTVPQRFSQIRAGSRIVDQGEKVTQRHISMVQAMKKAMTEDQKIWEPLPLLSSLIFATLIVLIGGFYFHYKHQEIIRNIYKLSLYATIIILTLIAAKVTEFFLLQSTGGLLEVVRYPLFLPFAAILICVLLSGEVALFSTCFLAVILGLSLAVDHSRFIVINITMGAIAILASRNLRKRKEVFAVCGKVWLSCIPIFFVYNFSLNVFWNIYVVSDLMSTFVFLALTSILVVGLLPMLESIFHVMTDITLMEYMDPNNELLRRLSVEAPGTYQHCLVVGSISEAAAQAIGANGLFCRVSTLYHDIGKLFNPHYFTENQMGGFNIHQLLTPQESAQVIITHVTEGEVLARKHGLPQSFIDVIREHHGNTLVYYFYCKQVEQMGGDSDSVDEKLFRYPGPKPRSKESAIIMMADTIEAASRSLENADEEAITELVNRLIAEKLEDGQFDDCQLTFEEFGTVKRTIIKSLSVARHLRIKYPNKPSA
- the dnaX gene encoding DNA polymerase III subunit gamma/tau, coding for MSTYQVIAKKFRPKKFSEVFAQEAIVQTLKNAIRMGRTGHAYLFCGTRGTGKTTLARLFAKAINCKNLGPDQEPCNTCPSCTEITSGHSLDVIEIDGASNRGIDDIRSLNETVSYAASSGKYKIYIIDEVHMLTKEAFNALLKTLEEPPAHVIFFFATTEPHKVLPTILSRCQRFDLRRITPEKIAQKLTTITQNLNITVEPGALQLIARHAEGSLRDAESLLDQLLCYEEPPITRDHATKALGLVQNDLFFALDHAVSKYDLAAPFSLTNTLFEAGCNLEYFLESLASHYRTIATIQMGERPPFPEYATSAKLYSKHHVLETLDYLINTLEKGKQTPFKKIHIEVAFLHIIRTSKRIPLESLVERLEKLQKGPAPEPTTPPPQDVTPPEPEPVAKAPEPTPEVVKAPEPEPEPVAKVSEPAAPVEEVPFFPETPPPPQNTPPPPAAKPAAPPATIQEKIKQEQVMRFTSVALNGSLKK
- a CDS encoding YbaB/EbfC family nucleoid-associated protein — its product is MGSGYSKMKKQAKLFQEQMAKMQEDMQKLEVTGSAGNGLVEITLTGEKEIKKLNIKPECVDHEDVEGLQDLIIVAFNDAAKKIEDNSPQNGLSMSGLPFGL